The Streptomyces capitiformicae genome contains the following window.
ATCAACCGCGACAGTCGGCGCTCCGCGACCGGCCGGGCGGGTACGGCGGGAACGCCCAGGGATACGGCGGTCATGACATCACCCTCGGTTCCCGTGGTTCCCGGACACCGTCTCACGCAGGGCGCGCAGGGACTCCTTCAGCGATCCCGTGGTGGCGAGGACGGCGGTCGGCTCATAGCCGCAGTGCGCCATGCAGTTGGCGCAGCGCGGGTCCCTGCCGCGTCCGTACGCGTCCCAGTCGGTGTCCTCGATCAGCTCCCGGTACGTCGGGACGTACCCGTCGCTCATCAGGTAGCAGGGCTTCTGCCAGCCGAAGAGCGAGTAGTTCGGGATCGCCCACGCCGTGCAGGGGAAGTCGACCTTGCCCTCCAGGAAGTCGAGGAACAAGGGCGAGTGGTTGAGCCGCCAGCGCCGCCGGTTGCCGCCCGCGAAGGCCTTCCTGAACAGCTCGCGGGTCTGCTCGACACCGAGGAAGTGCTCCTGGTCGGGAGCCTTCTCGTAGGCATAGGCGGGGGAGATCATCATCTCGTCGACCTTGAGGTCGTCGTTGAGGTAGTTGAGGACCTCGATGACGGTCTGCGGGGTGTCGGTGTTGAAGAAGGTCGAGTTGGTGGTCACCCGGAAGCCGCGCCGCTTGGCCTCCTTGATGGCCGCCACGGCCTCGTCGAAGACCCCCTCCTTCGCCACCGACTCGTCGTGCCGCTCCCGCAGTCCGTCGATGTGCACGGCGAACGCGAAGTACGGCGACGGCTTGAACTTGTCCATCTTCTTGCGCAGCAACAGCGCGTTGGTGCACAGGAAGACGTATTTCCTCCTGGCCACCAACTGCCGGACGATCTCATCGATCTGAGGGTGCATCAGGGGCTCGCCGCCGGCGATCGACACCATCGGCGCACCGGACTCCAGAACGGCGCCCACGGCCTGCGCCACCGGCATGCGCTGCTTGAGCACGCCCGCCGGATGCTGGATCTTGCCGCAGCCCTCACACTTCAGATTGCAGGCGTAGAGCGGTTCCAACTCGACGATCAGCGGAAACTTGTCCCTCTTGCGGAGCTTCTGTTCAGCGAGATACGTCGCCACCTTGATGGACTGGCGGAGTGGCATGGCCATCTGGCTCACCTCCTGGGGAGCAGCAAAGAACGGTGCCATTCGTAGTAAGCGGGAAGAACGGCATGAAGAACGAGGAAAGCTGATATTCCACCGCGCACCGTGCCGATCCGGACCAGTTCATGTTCTGGGGCGTCCACGACCACCCGGACGGCGGCAACCGGACGTCTGCCCGATCTCATGGCGGCGTGGAGGGTGACCGCCGACTCCATGTCGACCGCGATCGCGCCGGTCGCGAACAGATCCGAGCGTTCCTGACCGCGTACGACGTGATCGGATCCGGTGAGCGGGCCGGTGTGGACCGTGCGCCCGGGCACGGCCCGCATCAGCTCCTTGACCAGCCGTTCGGTGCCCACGCACGGCGTGACGATGCCGCCGGGGCCCCGGGTCTCCTCGGCGACCACCAGGTCACCGGGGTGCATCCCGGGGGAGAGCCCCGCGCAGAAGCCGGTGGCCAGCACGGCCGCGTCGGCGAGGGCGGAATCGCTGAGCAGCCGGGTCACGGCCCGCTCGGCGGCCTTCGGACCCATGCCGGTCCGCAGGACGGTGACCGGGCCCCCGGCAGAGCCCCGGTCGCCGCTGCGCAGGGCGAGCCGCTCGATGCCGAGCGCGCACGCGATCAGCAGCGGGGCCGGGGCGGAGGCCGTGGCCATCAGCTTCCCTTGGCTTTCAGGACGGCCGGTTCGCCGTTGACGTACCGGCCGAGCGCGGTGAGCGGGAACACCTGCCGGTAGAGGTGATAGTTGATCGAGAAGTCCCAGGGGAAGCCGGTCCCGGTGAAGTACGGCTCGTCCCAACCGCCGTCGTCCCGCTGGCTCTGGGCGAGCCACTCGATGCCGCGTTCGGTGGCCTTGGAGTCCCGCTCCCCCGCCGCCAGCAGCGCGAGCAGGGCCCACGCGGTCTGGGAGGCGGTGGAGGCGCCCTTGCCGCCCCACTCGGCGGCATCGCGGTAGGAGCGCAGGTCCTCGCCCCAGCCGCCGTCGTCGTTCTGCACGGTCTCCAGCCAGGCCACGGACCGGCGGATCGCGGGGTGCGCGGCGGGCAGCCCGGCGGTCACGAGTGCCGGCACCACCGACCCGGTTCCGTAGACGTAGTTGACGCCCCAGCGGCCGAACCACGAGCCGTTCGGCTCCTGTTCGGCGAGCAGCCATTCGATGCCCCGCCGGGTGCGCGGGTCGTGGGACAGGCCCTCGACCGCGAGCATCTCCACCACATGGGCGGTGACATCGGCGGACGGGGGGTCGATGACCTCGCCGAAGTCGCAGAACGGCAGCCGGTTGGGGAACGAGCTGGTGTTGTCGACGTCGAAGGCTCCCCACGCCCCGTTCCTCGACTGCATCCCGAGGTTCCAGCGCACCCCGCGCCGGACGGCCTTCTCGACGCGCTCCGGGTCGGGGTGCCTGACCCGGCGCAGCGCGAGAACGACCTCGGCGGTGTCGTCGATGTCGGGGTAGTTGTCGTTGTGGAACTCGAACGCCCAGCCGCCCGGCGGCAGTTGGGGCCGCCGCACCGCCCAGTCCCCGGGTCGGACGACCTCCTCGCCGAGCATCCAGTCGGCGGCCTTGACGAGCTGAGGGTGATCGGCGGGCAGGCCGGCGTCGGCGAGGGCGATGGTCGCGAGGCAGGTGTCCCACACCGGGGACTGGCAGGCCTCGATCATCCGGGCCCCGTCCTCGCGCCACACGGCGAACCGGTCGAGGGACTCCAACCCGGCCCGCATCACGGGGTGCAGAAGGTCGTAGCCGAGGAGGTGCAGCGCGATGAGCGAGTACACGGCCGGGGGCTGGATACCACCCCAGCAGCCGTCGTTCTCCTGCCGCTCGATGATCCAGCGGGCCGCGCTGTTCATGGCGGCCTTGCGCAACCGCTTCAGCGCGATCTTGCGATAGCCGTGCAGCAGCTTGTCGAGCCGCTGGAAGGCGCCTTCCCAAGTCATCGGCGGATCAAGGGGTTTGGGCGGGTTGGGCCGGGCCGGGTCGGTGTGCAGCTCGTCGAGCGGGAACGGCGCGGGCCGTACCGGGCGCTTCGCCGAGACGACGGTCAGCGGGACGATCGTCTGGCGAGCCCAGCACCCGAAGTCGTAGATGTTCAGCGGCATCCACTTCGGGAAGTAGACGATCTCCGGAGGCATGTCCGGCAGGTCGTCCCACTTCCACCAGCCGAACAGCGCCAGCCAGATCCGGGTGAAGACCCGGGCGGCGGCGATCCCGCCCCGCTCCCGGATCCACGCGGACGCCTTCGCCATGTGCGGCTCGTCCGGGGCGTCCCCCGCCAGCCGCAGCGCGACGTACGCCTCGATGGTGGCGGAGAGTTCGCCCGGCCCGCCGTAGAAGGTGGGCCAGGTGCCGTCGGCGCGCTGCTCGCCTCTGATGAACAGCGCGGCGGCCCGCGTGGTCTTCTCGTCGCGAATGCCCAGGAACTGACGGAGCAGCAGGTCCTCGGCGTCCATGGTGACGTTGGTCTCCAGGTCGCCCTTCCACCAGCCCTGGGCGTCCTGCCGTGCGAGCAGGAAATCGGTGGCACGCCGTATGGCGTGCGCGGCGGCATCCTGGACCCCTGCCGCCATGGGGGTGTCGGTGTCGGTTTCGCTGGCCGAGGCAGCGCGGGGCGGCAGTGCCCCGGTGCTTCCATCGGTCGTCGCTGTCATGGCTTCCCCTTCGTGCAGTGGACGGATCTCTCTGCGGTGGGTCAGCCGTCGGCCGGTGTGCATCCGGTGACAGCACCGGCCGGCGACTACGCGAGGCCTATTCGACCGATGACGACGTTTCGTCGGTCGATGGCGATCATCTCTTCCGTACGACGACGAAGTCGGCCAGCGCCGCGAACTGGTCCCGCACGTACTCGGGCATCCGGATCGAGTCCAGCGCCTCGATGGCGATGGTGTGCTGGCGGCGCGCCTCCTCGGCGGTCCAGTCCCGGCCGCCCGCCTCCTCGATGAGAGCGGCGCGCGCGGCGAACTCCTCCTCGGAGAAGTTCGCGAAGTCGCTGCTCTTGGCGTCGGCGGCAAGGAGTTCACCGAGCCGCTCGGAGGCCTGGCCCCCCGCGGCGAGCGCGGCCACGACCGGCAGGGACTTCTTGCGCTGGCGCAGATCGCTCCACGTCTGCTTGCCCGTGGCCACCGGGTCGCCCCAGATGCCCAGCAGGTCGTCGACGGCCTGGAAGGCGAGGCCGAGGTGGTAGCCGTACTTCTCCAGCGTGTCGGCCGTGTGGTCGTCCGCGCCGCCGAGGACCGCTCCGATGGAGCAGGCGCAGGCGAGCAGGGCGCCGGTCTTGTTGCC
Protein-coding sequences here:
- a CDS encoding phosphorylase family protein, with translation MATASAPAPLLIACALGIERLALRSGDRGSAGGPVTVLRTGMGPKAAERAVTRLLSDSALADAAVLATGFCAGLSPGMHPGDLVVAEETRGPGGIVTPCVGTERLVKELMRAVPGRTVHTGPLTGSDHVVRGQERSDLFATGAIAVDMESAVTLHAAMRSGRRPVAAVRVVVDAPEHELVRIGTVRGGISAFLVLHAVLPAYYEWHRSLLLPRR
- the hpnH gene encoding adenosyl-hopene transferase HpnH; translation: MAMPLRQSIKVATYLAEQKLRKRDKFPLIVELEPLYACNLKCEGCGKIQHPAGVLKQRMPVAQAVGAVLESGAPMVSIAGGEPLMHPQIDEIVRQLVARRKYVFLCTNALLLRKKMDKFKPSPYFAFAVHIDGLRERHDESVAKEGVFDEAVAAIKEAKRRGFRVTTNSTFFNTDTPQTVIEVLNYLNDDLKVDEMMISPAYAYEKAPDQEHFLGVEQTRELFRKAFAGGNRRRWRLNHSPLFLDFLEGKVDFPCTAWAIPNYSLFGWQKPCYLMSDGYVPTYRELIEDTDWDAYGRGRDPRCANCMAHCGYEPTAVLATTGSLKESLRALRETVSGNHGNRG
- the shc gene encoding squalene--hopene cyclase codes for the protein MTATTDGSTGALPPRAASASETDTDTPMAAGVQDAAAHAIRRATDFLLARQDAQGWWKGDLETNVTMDAEDLLLRQFLGIRDEKTTRAAALFIRGEQRADGTWPTFYGGPGELSATIEAYVALRLAGDAPDEPHMAKASAWIRERGGIAAARVFTRIWLALFGWWKWDDLPDMPPEIVYFPKWMPLNIYDFGCWARQTIVPLTVVSAKRPVRPAPFPLDELHTDPARPNPPKPLDPPMTWEGAFQRLDKLLHGYRKIALKRLRKAAMNSAARWIIERQENDGCWGGIQPPAVYSLIALHLLGYDLLHPVMRAGLESLDRFAVWREDGARMIEACQSPVWDTCLATIALADAGLPADHPQLVKAADWMLGEEVVRPGDWAVRRPQLPPGGWAFEFHNDNYPDIDDTAEVVLALRRVRHPDPERVEKAVRRGVRWNLGMQSRNGAWGAFDVDNTSSFPNRLPFCDFGEVIDPPSADVTAHVVEMLAVEGLSHDPRTRRGIEWLLAEQEPNGSWFGRWGVNYVYGTGSVVPALVTAGLPAAHPAIRRSVAWLETVQNDDGGWGEDLRSYRDAAEWGGKGASTASQTAWALLALLAAGERDSKATERGIEWLAQSQRDDGGWDEPYFTGTGFPWDFSINYHLYRQVFPLTALGRYVNGEPAVLKAKGS